From Calorimonas adulescens:
CCCGCTTTGCTCTATTAATTTTTTAAGTTTTACTGAAATTCCATAATCTATAATGGAAATTACCGCTACATCTTTATGCTTTCCTAAAAATTTACTCAAAAAATACTTAGTGCCAAATTCAATGCACGGGACATTATTATATAAACTCCAACGTTCAATATATTTTTTTATCTTATTTGAAGCATCGGAAGTATATACAACTAAAAATACCCTGCCGCCTTTGCTTAAATTCTTAAATGCTTTAAACCCTATTTTAATCTTATTTGCTTTATACATAAGCCCAATATAATTATATACCCTATCCATCATCTTGTACTGTCAATACCCTCTCCAATTCCCTATAAATATCTTCAGGAATTTTTATTCCAAGATGCTTCTCAA
This genomic window contains:
- a CDS encoding L7Ae/L30e/S12e/Gadd45 family ribosomal protein, coding for MMDRVYNYIGLMYKANKIKIGFKAFKNLSKGGRVFLVVYTSDASNKIKKYIERWSLYNNVPCIEFGTKYFLSKFLGKHKDVAVISIIDYGISVKLKKLIEQSGGEIIGENKGL